Genomic segment of Bos indicus x Bos taurus breed Angus x Brahman F1 hybrid chromosome 27, Bos_hybrid_MaternalHap_v2.0, whole genome shotgun sequence:
TAAATGATACCTTGCATTATATTTTTACAAACATCTTCCTATAACAGAGTAAACCTAACCTTTTTTGGGGGGTCTATGACCATCAATTTGCTAATGATTTTTGCATACAGGTATGtctgtattttattcctttacaaACCAAGAAGAAGAGTATCGGGAATTCTAAGCAAAAccaaattttttaaagctatgttgatttttcagataaaaaaagAGACTGTGAATGAAATTATCCTGagataataattaaatatcttaCTCAAGCTATTCGTGTTCGTTTTGAACAGCATTTTTTTGTTTAGAACATTTATTgtagaaatatgtaaataaataaatgtaaaagatgttaagtaatgagggaaaaaaatcatccaaATCCCCACGATCCAAGGCAACCAGTGTTAGAATTTGGATATGTTTGTATCCAGCTTTTCTCCatgtaataaaagaaataacaagaGAGCAACTGAAATTCATACAGTActtatgtgtcaggcattgtgacaagttctttttttatgaaccttattttgtattgggatatagccgattaacaatgttgtgatagtttcaggtgattAGCAAAGGAATACAGCCTAATTTTATACAGTTCTGTAACTAACTTATGCTTATCGTGGTTTTACACAGGAGTAAATTGAGGGACTTCCCCTGGCGATCTAGTGGCTAAGACGCAACACTCTCAGTGCaaggggcccagattcaatctttggtcaaggaactagattccacgtgatgcaactaagagtttgcatgccacaactaagtcctggcacagccaaataaataaataacttaaaaaaaaaaaaaagagtaaattgaGATGAGGAAAAGTTAAGGAACTTACCCAGAATCTCAGGTGATGGGCTGGTAACAGAGCTGAGTTTCTGCAAGTGTTAGACTAGGGCATGTACTCTTCCCAGCTGTGCTGTATTGCTTCTCTGAGGATGATGGTGCATCctgccttttaaaattaatatcatgTCATGAGTATCCTCCATGTCATTAAGAGTTattcaaaaatttcattttagtgaCAGAAAAATAACCCTATCATATAGATTTACCTTAATTAATCTGACCCTTAATTaattaaagaccctgatgctgggaaagattgagggcaggaggagaggggagtgacagaggatgagatggttggatggcatcactgactcaatggacatgggtttgggtggactccagcagttggtgatggacagggaggcctggtgtgctgcggttcattgggtcgcaacgagtcggacacgactgagcgactaaactgaatctaatcattttcctgttttgtaTTTTGACTCACTTATGATAAAGCACActttcttccatgtctttgttATTTCTTCCATTAGCCCTAAGGTCACAGAAGTGACATGCTAGAAACCAGAGCCTCTTTGCACTCCCGGTAGACTTGATCTATCCTCTCTGGattccttctctcctgccttctgcCCTCTTGTTCCAGCACTGAGTCCCAGGGCAGCCAAGGCTTCCAGTGAGGGACTGGGGGGTAGAGCAGAAGACAGATGGAAACAGAATAATGAAATAGTCAGGAGAAAACTTGTTGGAAAAACAGAGAGTGTCAATGGAGCTCAGAGTCACAGAAGGGAAAGTGCCTGTCAGTGAACACTTCGGTCAATGGGTGGTAATAAAGTCCGCTCGTTCATTCCGGGGTGTTCACTGAGAGCAGTGATCACCAAGACAGAAACAGCATCTGCCCCAGAGCTTACTTTGCAAAGAGTTTACTAATTACAGTTATACTCAGTGTGGTGAAATAAAAGGGCtaagtgtgtgtgttagccactcagtcgtgtccaactatttgtaaccccttggactgtagcccaccaggctcctctgtccatgggattctccaggaatactggagtgggttgccattctcttctccaggggatcttgcccacccagggatcaaacccaggtctcttgcattgcaggcagattctttactgtctgaaccaccagggatgccaCTTAACCTAGTCTGGGAGATCAGGGAAGACCCTCTGAAGAAGTGGCAGGGAGGCCAAGATGTGGGTGCTGAGTAGTGGCCAGTGACCATGGAAGTACAGGCTGGAGCAGGAGGCGGGTGACCCAGGCACAGAGGAAGGAGCTGGGAGAGAGAGGGATGGAGTGAAAACCCGGAGGAGGTggtgagagaggaaaggaaattgaGTAAAGAACTGTGCCTGTTTTCCAAAGGTCATACAGGCTGCTGTGTTTTCAATACTAACCTCTTCTTCCATCCCACTCTTAGTTCTCTCCTGGGTGTTTTCATGCCCTTGGAGAATTATCTGGCCTCTCTCTGAACAATGCCAAGCTGAGCCCCAGTCTCACAGAGAAGCTCTGCTTGGAACTGTCAAACACAAGCATTGAGAATCTGTCCCTGAGCAGCAACCAGCTGGACACAATCAGCCACACGACCTTCGATGGACTGAAGCAGACGAATCTCACCACGCTGGACCTTTCCCGTAACTCCTTACGTGTGATGGGTAATGACTCCTTTGCCTGGCTTCCACATCTCGAATACCTCTCTCTGGAGTATAATAACATAGAGCATTTGTCTTCTCGCTCTTTTTATGGGCTTTCCAACTTGAGACGCCTGGACTTGAGACGGTCTTTTACTAGACAAAGCATTTCACTGACTTCGCTCCCCAAGATTGACGATTTTTCCTTTCAGTGGCTAAAATGTTTGGAGTACCTCAACATGGACGATAACAACTTTCcaggcataaaaagaaatactttcacGGGATTGGTGAGGCTGAAATTTTTAAGTCTCTCCAACTCCTTCTCAAGTTTGCGGACTTTAACAAATGAGACATTTCTATCGCTCGCTGGTTGTCCTCTGCTCCTACTCAAcctaaccaaaaataaaatctcaaaaattCAGAGTGGTGCTTTTTCTTGGTTGGGGCACCTGGAGGTCCTTGACCTCGGCCTTAATGAGATTGGGCAAGAACTCACAGGCCAGGAATGGAGAGGCCTAGACAATATTGTCGAAATCTACCTTTCCTACAACAAATACCTAGAGCTGACCACCAACTCTTTCACCTCAGTTCCAAGCCTTCAAAGACTGATGCTCCGAAGGGTGGCCCTGAAAAATGTGGACTGCTCCCCTTCGCCTTTTCGCCCTCTTCCGAACCTGGTCATTCTGGatctaagcaacaacaacatagcCAACATAAATGACGAGTTGCTGAAGGGTCTTGAGAAACTAGAAATTCTGGACTTGCAGCATAACAACTTAGCTCGGCTCTGGAAGCATGCCAACCCTGGCGGCCCTGTTCAGTTTCTGAAGGGCCTTTTTCACCTCCACATCCTTAACTTAGGGTCTAATGGCTTTGATGAGATCCCAGTGGAAGCCTTCAAGGACTTACGTGAATTGAAGAGTATTGATTTAGgaatgaataatttaaatatcCTTCCACAATCTGTCTTTGATAATCAAGTGTCACTGAAGTCATTAAGCCTTCAGAAGAACCTCATAACATCTGTTCAAAAGACTGTTTTTGGGCCAGCGTTCAGAAACCTGAGTTATTTAGATATGCGTTTTAATCCATTTGATTGTACCTGTGAAAGCATTGCCTGGTTTGTTAATTGGATTAATATTACCCACACCAACATCTCTGAACTGTCGAACCATTACCTCTGCAACACTCCGCCCCAATACCATGGTTACCCAGTAATGCTTTTCGATGTATCGCCCTGCAAAGACAGCGCCCCATTTGAACTCCTTTTCATGATTAACATCAATAtccttttgatttttatctttattgtaCTGCTCATCCATTTTGAAGGCTGGAGGATATCTTTTTATTGGAATGTTTCAGTGCATCGAGTTCTCGGTTTCAAAGAAATAGACAGAGCAGAGCAGTTTGAATATGCAGCATATATAATTCATGCCTATAAAGATAGGGATTGGGTCTGGAAGCACTTCTCCCCAATGGAGGAAGAAGATCATACTCTCAGATTTTGTCTGGAAGAAAGGGACTTTGAGGCAGGTGTCCTTGAACTTGAAGCAATTGTGAACAGCATCAGAAGgagcagaaaaattattttcgTTGTAACACAGAATCTATTGAAAGATCCACTATGCAAAAGGTAGGTGAACACTATGACATTTGAAATGTATTCTTATCTTTAAACtgagcttttattttgttttaattttattttattgatttggctgtgtcCAGTTTTAGTTGCGGCAGTCGGGACTGTTCATGCATTAAAGGGGTGCATGGGCTCTCTAGGTGGCCCATGGGCTCAGCAATTGGTGGCATGTGGGCCTAGTTTctctgcagcaagtgggatcctagctccctcgtgcatgcttgctcagtcacttcaggcatgtccaactctttagttcccccaccagggatcaaacccatgtccactgcactggcaggtggagtctttaccactgagccgccagggaagcctctgaactaccagaaggaaagtgaaagttgctcagtcctatccgaccatttgcgaccccatggactctacagtccatggaattctccaggcaagaattctggagtgggtagccattcccttctccaggggattttcccaacccagggatcaaactgcccGTCCCATATTACAGGCGGCTGAGTCCTTAAGGAAgtccctgaaccaccaggaaagcccctgaatTGAGCTTTTAAATATTACTAACATTAttactccggagaaggcaatggcaccccactccagtactcttgcctggaaaatcccatggacggaggaggctggtaggctgcagtccacagggtagctaagagtcggacatgactgagtgacttcactttcacttcccactttcatacattgaagaaggaaatggcaacccactccagtgttcttgcctggagaatcccagggacgggggagcctggtgggctaccgtctatggggtcgcacagagttggacacgactgaagcaacttagcagcagcagcaacgttaTTACTCACAactcaaagtattttaaaaataaaattaagaagaaaCATAACCTGGGTTTTAGTGACAAGACTAAAGTTAATTACAAGGAGAATGTTAGATTTTAGAGTGTTGGGCTGTTAAAAACTGTGTATTGATGTATGACTTAATAATGTTTTTAACTTAGATTCAAGGTTCACCATGCAGTTCAGCAAGCTATTGAACAAAATCTGGATTCCATTATATTGATCTTTCTTGAGGAGATTCCGGATTATAAACTGAACCATGCACTCTGTTTGCGAAGAGGGATGTTTAAATCTCATTGCATCTTGAATTGGCCGGTTCAGAAAGAACGGGTAAATGCTTTTCATCATAAATTGAAAGTAGCACTTGGGTCCAGAAATTCAGcacattaaatttatttaaagactGAATTAAAGGAGTAagtttcctaatttaaaaaagtTCCATGgtaaatttacattttccttgACAATAACATAAATCTGTTAATTCATATTCATAAGTAAGAATATCACCACTATGTCTCTTCTATGGAAATATGTCTCCCTATTTCAGGCCTTTTGTTACCAATTGACATAATCTGACCCAAAATAAACATATAAGAATATCTTTTACTAATGAACACACAGGTTACTGAGGCCtatgaaaacagttttgaaatagtcctcaatttaaagaaaagttagaGGTATATGAGGGTTTGTGATAAAtatatctgttattttttttctggatgcactcagaataaaatatgacttttaagAAAAGTTAGAGGTATATAAGGGTTtgtgataaatatatttattttttttctggatgcactcagaataaaatatgacttttaatGGGTACAATGCTATTTCAGTTGTGAAAGGGTAAAACGTAcacctatatttttaaaagtttaattacagcaattttttaattgaaaactttGTGTTTTAGTGGTGCCTGTTGCAGTgttgattttattaaatattaaattacattttagtatacacatgtgtgtgtgctcagttgctgagttgggtgtctgactctttttgacctcgtGGCTGGgatcttcagtccatgggatttcccaggcaagaatactggagtgagttgccatttccttctccaggggatcttcctgactcagggagcaaacccgtgtctcttgtacCTCCTgacttggcaggcggattctttactactgtgccacctgggaatcccatataCTCAGGACgaaaaacatttattcttcattttgattACTTAATACAATGAATCTTTTAATGAATACTTATGTTTCCTGATATTTGGATTTCTGAGGCATTAGAAGAAACAATTCTTTTGCTTACAAGTGTTTCAGGAAGGCTTACTTCCCAAAGGTTAATTAGTAGATTGGCTTTGTGGAAACAAAATATTGTCTTACCCTGGTCACAGACTCAGGAGATGGCCCTGGCTAATTCACTTGGTTCCACTGGGATTTTCTGCCTGCCAATCTTGAAAATTATAGTGATTAACAAAATGTTAACTATTCctacctgactcatttgaaaagaccctgatgctgggaaagattgaaggcaggaggagaaggggatgacagaggatgagatggttggatggcatcaccgactcaatagacacgaatttgagcaagctctgggagttggtgatggacagggaggcctggcgcactgcaatccatggggttgcaaagagttggacacagctgatctactgagctgaactgaactatttataTATCATTAGTGATGATGATTGTGGTATAATATATTCATGTAGACTATATTATTATAACCATTTAAAAAGTATCCTGTGTACAAGTTACTcttataattgttttgttttactttcattttacaatttaaaaagggTCTAATTATTGGAAATTGACGTGAATAGCTTTTTTAAACCTTTATAGTTCTGGTATTCAAATATAAGGGAGAGTTGAAATGATCATGCTGAGATACTTTCTGTATCTGAAGCACTCATTTGTCTGCTGAATTTAGGAAGCATGTGAGATGTCACATTTTGGAGATTTGatttaaatattctatatttcatattaatatgtatatatacacacacagaactaTTAAATAGGACAGGGTAGGTTCATGTAATCCTAAATAAAGTACACTCGCTGTACTGCTGGTTCTGAAGAACTCTACAGCAACATGAGTATATGGAGAATTCATTTTCACTCTTACATTTATATGCCACCCTTATGCTTGAGAtgttagttttattgttttttgtaaagatttgttttctaatggtgaaaagtgaaagtgaaagtcactcagtcatgtccgactcttgcgactccatggactgtatagtccatggaattttccaggccagaacactggagtggatagcctttcccttctccaggggatcttccaacccaggggttgaacccaggtctcccaaatagcaggcagattcttcaccagctgagccacaagggaagcccatctgtgAAAGAACCCTGTTTTATTTTGgcatcataaaataaaaatcacaactgCTTTTTTCTTGATGCACTTTGTATGTTATCAATACTCCCAACCTCATTGAAACATTTTGAGgtctggctgctggagctggacaaAGTTATATTCACAAACTTTTACAAAATGTAACAACttcaaaacacttttaaataCTTCAATTTAGTGATTTTTCAGGCTaccaaaattttttctcttttaaatgacTCTAAAGTAAgttc
This window contains:
- the TLR3 gene encoding toll-like receptor 3 isoform X1 — protein: MKKGTVTCRHSKSMSRPLPYHIHFFSGLLTCWILCTSSAHKCTVRHEVADCSHLKLTQIPDDLPTNITVLNLTHNQLRRLPPANFTRYSQLTILDGGFNSISKLEPELCQSLPWLEILNLQHNEISQLSDKTFIFCMNLTELHLMSNSIQKIKNDPFKNLKNLIKLDLSHNGLSSTKLGTQLQLENLQELLLSNNKISSLTPEEFDFLGNSSLKRLELSSNQIKEFSPGCFHALGELSGLSLNNAKLSPSLTEKLCLELSNTSIENLSLSSNQLDTISHTTFDGLKQTNLTTLDLSRNSLRVMGNDSFAWLPHLEYLSLEYNNIEHLSSRSFYGLSNLRRLDLRRSFTRQSISLTSLPKIDDFSFQWLKCLEYLNMDDNNFPGIKRNTFTGLVRLKFLSLSNSFSSLRTLTNETFLSLAGCPLLLLNLTKNKISKIQSGAFSWLGHLEVLDLGLNEIGQELTGQEWRGLDNIVEIYLSYNKYLELTTNSFTSVPSLQRLMLRRVALKNVDCSPSPFRPLPNLVILDLSNNNIANINDELLKGLEKLEILDLQHNNLARLWKHANPGGPVQFLKGLFHLHILNLGSNGFDEIPVEAFKDLRELKSIDLGMNNLNILPQSVFDNQVSLKSLSLQKNLITSVQKTVFGPAFRNLSYLDMRFNPFDCTCESIAWFVNWINITHTNISELSNHYLCNTPPQYHGYPVMLFDVSPCKDSAPFELLFMININILLIFIFIVLLIHFEGWRISFYWNVSVHRVLGFKEIDRAEQFEYAAYIIHAYKDRDWVWKHFSPMEEEDHTLRFCLEERDFEAGVLELEAIVNSIRRSRKIIFVVTQNLLKDPLCKRFKVHHAVQQAIEQNLDSIILIFLEEIPDYKLNHALCLRRGMFKSHCILNWPVQKERVNAFHHKLKVALGSRNSAH
- the TLR3 gene encoding toll-like receptor 3 isoform X2, with the protein product MSRPLPYHIHFFSGLLTCWILCTSSAHKCTVRHEVADCSHLKLTQIPDDLPTNITVLNLTHNQLRRLPPANFTRYSQLTILDGGFNSISKLEPELCQSLPWLEILNLQHNEISQLSDKTFIFCMNLTELHLMSNSIQKIKNDPFKNLKNLIKLDLSHNGLSSTKLGTQLQLENLQELLLSNNKISSLTPEEFDFLGNSSLKRLELSSNQIKEFSPGCFHALGELSGLSLNNAKLSPSLTEKLCLELSNTSIENLSLSSNQLDTISHTTFDGLKQTNLTTLDLSRNSLRVMGNDSFAWLPHLEYLSLEYNNIEHLSSRSFYGLSNLRRLDLRRSFTRQSISLTSLPKIDDFSFQWLKCLEYLNMDDNNFPGIKRNTFTGLVRLKFLSLSNSFSSLRTLTNETFLSLAGCPLLLLNLTKNKISKIQSGAFSWLGHLEVLDLGLNEIGQELTGQEWRGLDNIVEIYLSYNKYLELTTNSFTSVPSLQRLMLRRVALKNVDCSPSPFRPLPNLVILDLSNNNIANINDELLKGLEKLEILDLQHNNLARLWKHANPGGPVQFLKGLFHLHILNLGSNGFDEIPVEAFKDLRELKSIDLGMNNLNILPQSVFDNQVSLKSLSLQKNLITSVQKTVFGPAFRNLSYLDMRFNPFDCTCESIAWFVNWINITHTNISELSNHYLCNTPPQYHGYPVMLFDVSPCKDSAPFELLFMININILLIFIFIVLLIHFEGWRISFYWNVSVHRVLGFKEIDRAEQFEYAAYIIHAYKDRDWVWKHFSPMEEEDHTLRFCLEERDFEAGVLELEAIVNSIRRSRKIIFVVTQNLLKDPLCKRFKVHHAVQQAIEQNLDSIILIFLEEIPDYKLNHALCLRRGMFKSHCILNWPVQKERVNAFHHKLKVALGSRNSAH